A single window of Providencia alcalifaciens DNA harbors:
- the glmU gene encoding bifunctional UDP-N-acetylglucosamine diphosphorylase/glucosamine-1-phosphate N-acetyltransferase GlmU has translation MTVQRKSVVILAAGKGTRMYSDLPKVLHLLAGKPMVQHVIDTAKSIGASDIHLVYGHGGDLLKEKLGEQNLNWVLQAEQLGTGHAMQQAAPHFQDDEDIVMLYGDVPLIAKDTLQRLVEAKPEGGIGLLTVILDNPAGYGRIIRENGEVVGIIEQKDASEEQRKIQEINTGIMVASGKDFNRWLGQLNNNNAQGEYYITDIIALAHKEGNKIATVHPSHLSEMEGVNNRLQLAALERIYQKEQAEKLLLAGVMLIDPARFDIRGTLTHGHDVVIDTNVIIEGNVTLGNNVQIQTGCVLRNCVIGDNSIISPYSVIENSELSTECTVGPFARLRPGAKLAAKSHVGNFVEMKNSTLGLGSKAGHLSYLGDAQIGDNVNIGAGTITCNYDGANKFKTVIGDDVFVGSDTQLVAPVNIANGATIGAGTTVTRDVNEGELVVSRVKQTHIKNWQRPVKKK, from the coding sequence ATGACTGTGCAAAGAAAAAGTGTCGTGATTTTAGCTGCCGGTAAAGGCACACGGATGTATTCAGACTTACCTAAAGTTCTGCATTTACTCGCAGGTAAACCAATGGTTCAGCATGTGATTGATACTGCGAAATCAATTGGTGCGTCGGATATTCATCTGGTATACGGGCATGGCGGTGATTTACTGAAAGAAAAACTGGGTGAACAAAACCTCAATTGGGTTCTGCAAGCGGAGCAACTGGGTACCGGTCATGCGATGCAGCAAGCCGCTCCACACTTCCAAGATGATGAAGACATTGTCATGCTTTATGGCGATGTACCGCTGATCGCCAAAGACACATTACAACGACTGGTAGAAGCTAAACCGGAAGGTGGCATTGGTTTACTCACCGTTATCCTCGATAACCCAGCCGGTTATGGTCGTATTATCCGCGAAAACGGCGAGGTTGTTGGTATCATCGAGCAGAAAGATGCCAGTGAAGAACAGCGTAAAATCCAAGAAATCAACACCGGTATTATGGTCGCAAGCGGTAAAGACTTTAACCGCTGGCTGGGCCAACTGAACAATAACAATGCCCAAGGTGAATATTACATCACTGACATCATTGCCCTTGCTCATAAAGAGGGTAATAAAATTGCGACCGTTCACCCAAGTCATCTTAGTGAAATGGAAGGGGTTAATAACCGTCTGCAATTAGCGGCATTAGAGCGTATCTACCAAAAAGAACAAGCGGAAAAACTACTGTTAGCGGGTGTGATGCTTATCGATCCTGCACGTTTTGATATTCGCGGAACCCTAACTCATGGTCACGATGTGGTGATCGACACCAACGTGATTATCGAAGGTAATGTGACGCTGGGTAATAATGTTCAGATCCAAACTGGCTGCGTATTGAGAAACTGTGTGATTGGCGATAATTCAATTATCAGCCCATACTCAGTGATTGAAAATTCTGAATTATCCACGGAATGTACTGTTGGACCTTTCGCTCGTTTACGCCCTGGTGCTAAATTAGCGGCGAAGTCCCATGTGGGTAACTTTGTTGAAATGAAAAATTCCACGCTGGGCTTAGGCTCTAAAGCGGGACACTTAAGCTATCTGGGTGATGCTCAGATTGGTGATAACGTGAACATCGGTGCAGGTACCATTACTTGTAACTATGATGGCGCTAATAAATTTAAAACAGTCATTGGTGATGATGTATTTGTGGGTTCAGATACGCAATTAGTCGCACCAGTGAATATTGCAAATGGTGCAACCATTGGCGCTGGTACCACAGTCACCCGTGATGTTAACGAAGGTGAGCTGGTGGTGAGCCGCGTGAAACAGACTCACATTAAAAACTGGCAGCGCCCAGTAAAGAAAAAATAA
- a CDS encoding F0F1 ATP synthase subunit epsilon: MVAAMTYYLKVVSAEKQMFEGLVQKIQVTGSEGELGIYPQHTPLLTAIKPGMVRITKQFGEEELIYLSGGILEVQPTGVIVLADTAIRGKDLDEARAVEAKRKAEEHVRKAHGDVDYAQASAELAKAIAKLRVIELTKKLM; the protein is encoded by the coding sequence ATGGTAGCTGCAATGACATACTACCTGAAAGTAGTAAGCGCGGAAAAACAGATGTTTGAAGGCTTAGTACAAAAAATTCAGGTGACAGGTAGTGAAGGTGAGTTGGGGATTTATCCGCAGCATACCCCGCTGCTGACTGCCATAAAACCGGGCATGGTACGCATTACGAAGCAGTTTGGTGAAGAAGAACTAATTTACCTCTCCGGTGGTATCTTAGAAGTTCAACCAACAGGTGTTATCGTACTCGCTGATACAGCGATCCGTGGTAAAGATTTAGACGAAGCTCGTGCAGTGGAAGCTAAACGCAAAGCGGAAGAACATGTCCGCAAAGCACACGGCGATGTTGATTATGCTCAGGCATCAGCAGAACTTGCAAAAGCAATAGCGAAACTTCGAGTTATCGAGTTAACTAAAAAGCTTATGTAA
- the atpD gene encoding F0F1 ATP synthase subunit beta, producing MATGKIIQVIGAVVDVEFPQDNVPKVYDALEVINGKEKLVLEVQQQLGGGVVRCIAMGTSDGLSRGLEVVNLEHPIEVPVGKATLGRIMNVLGEPIDMKGDIGEEERWSIHRSAPSYEELANSTELLETGIKVMDLICPFAKGGKVGLFGGAGVGKTVNMMELIRNIAIEHSGYSVFAGVGERTREGNDFYHEMTDSNVLDKVSLVYGQMNEPPGNRLRVALTGLTMAEKFRDEGRDVLLFVDNIYRYTLAGTEVSALLGRMPSAVGYQPTLAEEMGVLQERITSTQTGSITSVQAVYVPADDLTDPSPATTFAHLDATVVLSRQIASLGIYPAVDPLDSTSRQLDPLVVGQEHYDVARGVQSILQRYQELKDIIAILGMDELSEEDKLVVARARKIQRFLSQPFFVAEVFTGSPGKFVSLKDTIRGFSGILNGDYDHLPEQAFYMVGTIEEAVEKAKKL from the coding sequence ATGGCTACTGGAAAGATTATCCAGGTAATCGGCGCCGTTGTGGACGTCGAGTTCCCTCAAGATAACGTACCAAAAGTGTACGATGCTCTTGAGGTTATTAACGGTAAAGAAAAACTGGTGTTGGAAGTTCAACAACAGTTAGGTGGTGGTGTTGTCCGTTGTATCGCAATGGGTACATCTGACGGCCTGAGCCGTGGTTTAGAAGTTGTAAACCTAGAGCACCCAATCGAAGTACCAGTCGGTAAAGCAACTCTGGGACGTATCATGAACGTTCTGGGTGAACCAATCGACATGAAAGGTGATATCGGCGAAGAAGAGCGCTGGTCTATTCACCGTTCTGCACCAAGCTACGAAGAGTTAGCTAACTCAACTGAACTGCTGGAAACCGGTATCAAAGTAATGGACTTAATCTGTCCATTCGCGAAAGGTGGTAAAGTAGGTCTGTTCGGTGGTGCGGGTGTTGGTAAAACAGTAAACATGATGGAACTGATCCGTAACATCGCGATTGAGCACTCAGGTTACTCAGTGTTCGCCGGTGTTGGTGAGCGTACCCGTGAAGGTAACGACTTCTATCATGAAATGACTGACTCAAACGTTCTGGATAAAGTATCACTGGTTTATGGCCAGATGAACGAGCCACCAGGAAACCGTCTGCGTGTTGCGCTGACTGGTCTGACTATGGCTGAAAAATTCCGTGACGAAGGTCGTGACGTACTGCTGTTCGTTGACAACATTTATCGTTATACACTGGCAGGTACTGAAGTATCAGCACTGTTAGGTCGTATGCCATCAGCGGTAGGTTACCAACCAACGCTGGCGGAAGAGATGGGTGTTCTGCAAGAACGTATTACCTCAACTCAAACTGGTTCTATCACTTCCGTTCAAGCGGTTTACGTTCCTGCGGATGACTTGACTGACCCATCACCAGCAACCACCTTTGCTCACTTAGACGCAACCGTAGTTCTGAGCCGTCAAATCGCATCTCTGGGTATCTACCCTGCGGTTGACCCTCTGGATTCTACCAGCCGTCAATTAGACCCACTGGTAGTTGGTCAAGAGCATTATGATGTTGCTCGTGGCGTTCAGTCTATTCTGCAACGTTACCAAGAACTGAAAGATATCATTGCAATCCTGGGTATGGATGAACTGTCTGAAGAAGACAAACTGGTTGTTGCTCGTGCTCGTAAGATCCAGCGCTTCCTGTCTCAACCATTCTTCGTTGCAGAAGTCTTTACCGGTTCACCAGGTAAGTTCGTTTCTCTGAAAGACACTATCCGTGGCTTCAGCGGCATCCTGAACGGTGATTACGACCACCTGCCAGAACAAGCGTTCTACATGGTTGGTACCATTGAAGAAGCTGTGGAAAAAGCGAAAAAGCTTTAA
- the atpG gene encoding F0F1 ATP synthase subunit gamma gives MAGAKEIRSKIGSVQNTQKITKAMEMVAASKMRKTQERMAASRPYAETMRSVIGHLALGNLEYKHPYLEEREVKRVGYLVVSTDRGLCGGLNVNLFKKLLADMKVWSEKNVQVDLALIGSKAVAFFGSVGGNVVSQVTGMGDNPTLSDLIGPVNSMLQAYDEGRLDKLYVVNNKFVNTMSQEPTILQLLPLPESDDETLKKKSWDYLYEPDPKALLDTLLRRYIESQVYQGVVENLASEQAARMVAMKAATDNGGELIKELQLVYNKARQASITQELTEIVSGAAAV, from the coding sequence ATGGCCGGCGCAAAAGAGATACGTTCCAAGATTGGAAGCGTGCAAAACACGCAGAAGATCACTAAAGCGATGGAAATGGTCGCGGCGTCCAAAATGCGTAAAACGCAGGAACGCATGGCGGCCAGCCGTCCTTATGCAGAAACCATGCGCAGTGTGATTGGTCACCTTGCATTAGGTAATCTGGAATATAAGCACCCATATCTCGAAGAGCGCGAAGTTAAGCGCGTCGGGTATTTGGTTGTTTCAACAGACCGTGGTCTGTGTGGTGGTTTGAACGTTAACCTGTTCAAAAAACTGCTGGCAGATATGAAAGTATGGTCTGAGAAAAACGTTCAGGTTGATTTGGCTTTAATCGGTTCTAAAGCGGTAGCATTCTTCGGTTCTGTAGGCGGCAATGTCGTTTCACAAGTAACCGGAATGGGGGATAACCCGACCCTTTCTGACCTGATTGGCCCAGTTAACTCTATGCTACAAGCCTATGATGAAGGGCGTTTAGATAAACTGTATGTGGTGAACAACAAGTTCGTCAATACAATGTCTCAAGAGCCAACCATTCTTCAGTTACTGCCATTGCCTGAAAGCGATGACGAAACACTGAAGAAGAAATCTTGGGATTATTTATATGAACCCGATCCTAAGGCGTTGCTGGATACCCTGTTGCGTCGTTATATCGAGTCGCAGGTTTATCAGGGCGTCGTTGAAAACCTAGCTAGTGAGCAGGCCGCTCGAATGGTAGCGATGAAAGCCGCTACAGATAACGGTGGCGAACTGATCAAAGAGTTGCAGTTGGTTTACAACAAAGCTCGTCAGGCCAGCATTACTCAGGAACTGACCGAGATCGTTTCTGGTGCTGCCGCGGTTTAA
- the atpA gene encoding F0F1 ATP synthase subunit alpha, whose translation MQLNSTEISELIKQRIAQFDVVSEAHNEGTIVSVNDGIIRIHGLAEVMQGEMIALPGNRYAIALNLERDSVGAVVMGPYADLAEGMKVKCTGRILEVPVGRGLLGRVVNTLGQPIDGKGPVEHDGFSPVEVIAPGVIDRQSVDQPVQTGYKSVDAMIPIGRGQRELVIGDRQTGKTALAIDAIINQRDSGIKCVYVAIGQKASTISNVVRKLEEHGALENTIVVVATASESAALQYLAPYSGCAMGEYFRDRGEDALIVYDDLSKQAVAYRQISLLLRRPPGREAYPGDVFYLHSRLLERAARVNADYVEAFTKGEVKGQTGSLTALPIIETQAGDVSAFVPTNVISITDGQIFLESNLFNSGIRPAVNPGISVSRVGGAAQTKIIKKLSGGIRTALAQYRELAAFAQFASDLDDATRKQLSHGQKVTELLKQKQYAPMSVAEQALSLFAAERGYLDDVELAKVCAFEAALVSFAQREHADLMNEIGLAGKYNDDIEAKLNKLLESFKATQSW comes from the coding sequence ATGCAACTGAATTCCACCGAAATCAGCGAACTGATCAAACAGCGTATTGCTCAGTTCGATGTTGTGAGTGAAGCTCACAATGAAGGTACGATTGTTTCCGTTAACGACGGTATCATTCGTATTCACGGTTTAGCCGAAGTCATGCAGGGTGAAATGATCGCACTGCCTGGCAACCGTTACGCAATTGCACTGAACTTAGAGCGTGACTCTGTTGGTGCGGTTGTTATGGGTCCTTATGCTGACTTAGCAGAAGGCATGAAAGTTAAATGTACTGGTCGTATTCTTGAAGTTCCAGTAGGCCGTGGCCTGCTAGGACGTGTCGTGAATACACTGGGTCAACCAATTGATGGTAAAGGTCCTGTTGAGCACGATGGCTTCTCTCCTGTAGAAGTTATTGCTCCGGGGGTTATCGACCGTCAATCAGTTGATCAACCTGTACAGACTGGTTATAAATCAGTCGATGCGATGATTCCAATCGGCCGTGGCCAGCGTGAGCTTGTTATCGGTGACCGTCAAACTGGTAAAACAGCTCTGGCGATCGATGCAATCATCAACCAGCGTGATTCTGGCATCAAATGTGTTTACGTTGCTATCGGACAGAAAGCATCAACTATCTCTAACGTAGTACGTAAACTGGAAGAACACGGCGCTCTGGAAAACACTATCGTTGTTGTTGCAACTGCATCTGAATCAGCTGCACTGCAATACTTAGCACCATACTCTGGTTGCGCGATGGGTGAATATTTCCGTGACCGTGGTGAAGATGCCCTGATCGTTTATGATGACCTGTCTAAACAGGCTGTCGCATACCGTCAGATTTCACTGTTGCTGCGTCGTCCACCAGGACGTGAAGCATACCCAGGTGATGTTTTCTATCTGCACTCCCGTTTACTTGAGCGTGCTGCTCGTGTTAACGCTGACTACGTAGAAGCATTTACTAAAGGTGAAGTGAAAGGCCAAACTGGTTCATTGACTGCTCTGCCAATCATTGAAACTCAAGCGGGTGACGTTTCTGCATTCGTACCAACTAACGTAATTTCGATTACTGATGGTCAGATCTTCCTGGAATCTAACCTGTTTAACTCTGGTATTCGTCCAGCGGTTAACCCAGGTATTTCAGTATCTCGTGTTGGTGGTGCTGCTCAGACTAAAATCATTAAGAAACTGTCTGGTGGTATCCGTACAGCACTGGCTCAATACCGTGAACTGGCAGCGTTTGCTCAGTTTGCTTCCGACCTCGATGACGCAACTCGTAAACAGTTGAGCCACGGTCAGAAAGTAACTGAACTGCTGAAACAGAAACAGTATGCACCAATGTCAGTAGCAGAGCAGGCACTGTCTCTGTTCGCTGCAGAACGTGGATATCTGGACGATGTTGAGTTAGCGAAAGTTTGTGCATTCGAAGCTGCGTTAGTTTCATTTGCACAGCGCGAGCATGCTGACCTTATGAACGAAATTGGTCTGGCGGGCAAATATAACGATGATATCGAAGCTAAGTTGAATAAACTGCTCGAGTCATTCAAAGCCACCCAGTCCTGGTAA
- the atpH gene encoding F0F1 ATP synthase subunit delta — protein sequence MSEIATVARPYAKAAFDFAVENQSVAKWQEMLAFTSEVTRNEQVGELLSGSIAPETLAKTFISVCGDEIDEHVQNLIRVMAENGRLTTMPEVLAQFIQLRDTLESTVEVDVLSANELSEQQSAKISAAMEKRLSRKVKLNCKIDKSVIAGVIIRAGDLVIDGSVRGRLERLTDVLQS from the coding sequence ATGTCTGAAATCGCTACTGTAGCTCGCCCCTACGCCAAAGCAGCTTTTGACTTTGCTGTGGAAAACCAATCTGTTGCTAAATGGCAGGAAATGCTGGCCTTCACCTCTGAGGTGACGCGCAATGAACAGGTTGGTGAGCTGCTTTCTGGTTCTATTGCACCAGAAACATTAGCTAAAACGTTTATCTCTGTTTGTGGAGATGAAATTGACGAGCATGTTCAAAATCTGATTCGTGTTATGGCGGAAAACGGTCGTTTAACAACGATGCCAGAAGTATTAGCTCAATTTATCCAATTGCGCGATACGCTGGAATCAACTGTTGAAGTTGATGTTCTTTCTGCGAACGAACTGAGTGAACAGCAGTCAGCTAAAATTTCTGCCGCGATGGAAAAACGTCTGTCACGCAAAGTTAAGCTGAATTGCAAAATTGACAAGTCTGTTATTGCTGGAGTGATCATTCGTGCGGGAGACCTCGTCATTGACGGTAGTGTCCGCGGTCGCTTAGAGCGTTTAACTGACGTCTTGCAGTCTTAA
- the atpF gene encoding F0F1 ATP synthase subunit B — protein sequence MNLNATILGQAIAFVLFVLFCMKYVWPPIMAAIEKRQKEIADGLSSAERAKKNLELAQTDATDRLKKAKAEAQIIIEQANKQRTQMIDEAKAEAETERAKIVAQAQAEIDAERKRAREELRKQVAMLAIAGAEKIIERSVDEAANSDIVDKLVAEL from the coding sequence GTGAATCTAAATGCAACAATCCTCGGCCAGGCTATCGCGTTTGTCCTGTTTGTTTTGTTCTGTATGAAGTATGTATGGCCACCGATTATGGCGGCCATAGAAAAACGTCAAAAAGAAATTGCTGACGGTTTATCTTCCGCAGAACGTGCTAAAAAGAACCTGGAACTGGCGCAAACCGACGCAACCGACCGACTGAAAAAAGCGAAAGCTGAAGCTCAAATCATCATTGAACAAGCGAATAAACAACGCACTCAAATGATTGATGAAGCTAAAGCGGAAGCAGAAACAGAACGTGCAAAAATCGTAGCACAAGCGCAAGCTGAAATTGATGCTGAGCGTAAACGTGCACGTGAAGAGTTACGTAAACAGGTTGCGATGCTTGCTATCGCAGGTGCCGAGAAGATCATCGAACGTTCCGTGGATGAAGCTGCTAACAGCGACATCGTTGATAAACTAGTCGCTGAACTGTAA
- the atpE gene encoding F0F1 ATP synthase subunit C — MENLSMDLLYMAAAIMMGLAAIGAAIGIGILGGKFLEGAARQPDLIPLLRTQFFIVMGLVDAIPMIAVGLGLYVMFAVA, encoded by the coding sequence ATGGAAAACCTGAGTATGGATCTGCTGTACATGGCTGCCGCTATTATGATGGGTTTAGCGGCGATCGGTGCTGCGATCGGTATCGGCATCCTAGGTGGTAAATTTTTAGAAGGCGCTGCTCGTCAGCCAGATTTAATTCCTCTGCTGCGTACACAGTTCTTTATCGTAATGGGTCTGGTCGATGCTATTCCGATGATTGCTGTTGGTCTGGGCTTATATGTAATGTTCGCTGTTGCCTAA
- the atpB gene encoding F0F1 ATP synthase subunit A: MSASGEVMTTNEYISHHLRNLQLDLRTFELVDPHASPTFWTLNIDSLFFSVVLGALFLWLFRKVAANATSGVPGKLQTAIELIIGFVDNSVRDMYHGKSKVIAPLALTVFVWVFLMNLMDLLPIDFLPYISEHYLGLPALRAVPTADVSVTLSMAVGVFILIIFYSIKMKGIGGFTKELTMQPFNHPVFIPVNLILEGVSLLSKPVSLGLRLFGNMYAGELIFILIAALLPWWSQWLLSLPWAIFHILIITLQAFIFMVLTVVYLSMASEEH; this comes from the coding sequence ATGTCTGCATCAGGAGAAGTGATGACTACAAATGAGTATATAAGTCACCATCTGAGGAATCTTCAGTTGGACTTACGTACCTTTGAGTTGGTCGATCCCCACGCTAGTCCAACGTTTTGGACGTTAAACATTGACTCGCTTTTTTTCTCTGTAGTTCTCGGGGCTTTATTCCTGTGGCTATTTAGAAAAGTTGCTGCCAATGCGACTAGTGGCGTACCCGGTAAGTTACAGACTGCAATAGAACTGATCATTGGTTTCGTTGATAACTCAGTCCGTGATATGTATCACGGGAAGAGCAAAGTTATTGCCCCTCTGGCATTAACGGTGTTCGTCTGGGTATTTTTAATGAACCTGATGGATTTACTCCCAATCGATTTCCTTCCTTACATAAGTGAACATTATTTAGGGTTACCTGCTCTGCGTGCAGTACCAACAGCAGACGTGAGTGTGACTTTATCTATGGCGGTTGGTGTGTTTATCCTAATAATCTTTTACAGCATCAAGATGAAAGGAATTGGCGGATTCACGAAAGAGCTCACTATGCAGCCTTTCAACCATCCGGTATTTATCCCTGTAAACTTGATTCTTGAAGGGGTTAGCCTGCTGTCAAAACCTGTATCACTCGGTCTGCGACTGTTTGGTAACATGTATGCAGGTGAATTGATCTTTATTCTTATCGCGGCTCTGCTTCCGTGGTGGTCACAGTGGTTGTTAAGCCTGCCTTGGGCTATCTTCCACATACTGATTATTACGCTACAAGCCTTTATTTTTATGGTTCTGACTGTTGTCTATCTGTCGATGGCTTCTGAAGAGCACTAA
- the atpI gene encoding F0F1 ATP synthase subunit I: MSVSLYGSNASKQLSIQLITFVILSGAFCANSIEWGVSALAGGLACWLPNIVFMLLSRFEKAKEEDEPVRIAWFFALGAGLKVVTTITVLVVAFGVFKASITPLGLTYLAVLIVQIVAPAVVKR; encoded by the coding sequence ATGTCTGTTTCCCTTTATGGCAGTAATGCTTCTAAGCAACTGTCTATTCAGTTAATAACTTTTGTAATCCTCAGTGGGGCTTTCTGTGCAAATAGTATAGAATGGGGGGTCTCTGCTCTTGCTGGTGGGTTAGCATGCTGGTTACCTAATATCGTATTTATGCTGCTATCACGCTTTGAAAAAGCAAAAGAAGAGGATGAACCTGTCCGCATTGCCTGGTTCTTTGCATTAGGAGCAGGGTTAAAGGTTGTGACAACTATTACTGTTTTAGTTGTTGCTTTTGGTGTGTTTAAAGCGTCAATAACACCACTGGGTTTGACCTATTTAGCGGTGCTGATTGTTCAGATTGTTGCACCAGCCGTTGTAAAACGGTAA
- the rsmG gene encoding 16S rRNA (guanine(527)-N(7))-methyltransferase RsmG, producing the protein MDLLSKLTKLLAKTDIQLTDKQKQQLVDYVGLLHKWNKAYNLTSVREPEQMLVRHIMDSIVVNGHLKGDKFIDVGTGPGLPGVPLAIVRPDSHFVLLDSLGKRIRFLKQVQHELGLSNIEPVQSRVEEYPAEDGFDGVISRAFASLNDMLSWCHHLPAREGRFYALKGVVRDEELTQLPEGFEIESITELKIPELDEQRHLVKLFKK; encoded by the coding sequence ATGGATTTACTCAGCAAACTGACAAAGCTACTGGCAAAAACTGACATCCAGCTGACTGACAAACAAAAACAGCAGTTAGTTGATTATGTCGGTTTATTGCACAAATGGAATAAAGCGTACAACTTAACGTCGGTACGTGAACCTGAACAAATGTTAGTTCGCCATATCATGGACAGCATCGTGGTGAACGGTCACCTCAAGGGTGACAAGTTTATCGACGTAGGAACGGGCCCAGGGCTTCCTGGCGTCCCGTTAGCCATTGTGCGACCTGATTCCCACTTTGTCCTGTTAGACAGCTTAGGGAAGCGTATACGCTTCTTAAAACAGGTTCAGCATGAGTTAGGGCTATCTAACATTGAGCCTGTTCAATCTCGAGTCGAAGAGTACCCAGCTGAAGATGGATTTGATGGGGTAATTAGCCGAGCTTTTGCATCACTCAACGATATGCTGAGCTGGTGCCACCATCTTCCTGCGAGGGAAGGGCGCTTTTATGCGTTAAAAGGTGTTGTTCGTGATGAAGAACTTACACAGTTGCCTGAAGGCTTTGAGATTGAGTCCATTACAGAGCTAAAAATTCCAGAATTGGACGAACAACGTCACTTGGTTAAATTATTCAAAAAATAA
- the mnmG gene encoding tRNA uridine-5-carboxymethylaminomethyl(34) synthesis enzyme MnmG: MFYPEQFDVIVIGGGHAGTEAAMAAARMGRQTLLLTHNIDTLGQMSCNPAIGGIGKGHLVREIDALGGLMATATDKAGIQFRTLNASKGPAVRATRAQADRVLYRQAVRTALENQPNLMIFQQPVEDLIVENNRVTGAVTRMGLKFKAKAVVLTVGTFLDGKIHIGLENYSGGRAGDPPAITLSQRLRELPLRVNRLKTGTPPRIDARTIDLSQLAQQLGDDPMPVFSFLGSQEQHPQQVPCYITYTNEQTHDVIRNNLDRSPMYAGIIEGIGPRYCPSIEDKVMRFADKNAHQIFLEPEGLTSNEIYPNGISTSLPFDVQMKIVHSMKGMENARIVRPGYAIEYDFFDPRDLKQTLESKFIEGLFFAGQINGTTGYEEAAAQGLLAGLNAAQHAFDLEGWFPRRDQAYVGVLVDDLCTLGTKEPYRMFTSRAEYRLMLREDNADLRLTEKGRELGLVDDIRWEHFNRKVEMIEKERQRLKDIWVHPKSDNHEEIDQILTVPLSKEANGEDLLRRPEMTYQMLTSLNLFAPGVEDPQAADQVEIQVKYEGYIARQQEEIERQLRNENTLLPVDLDYKQVKGLSNEVIAKLNDHKPTSIGQASRISGITPAAISILLVWLKKQGMLRRSA, translated from the coding sequence ATGTTTTATCCAGAGCAATTTGACGTCATCGTAATTGGTGGTGGTCATGCCGGTACTGAGGCAGCAATGGCAGCTGCACGTATGGGGCGTCAAACCCTATTACTGACTCACAATATTGATACATTGGGCCAGATGTCTTGCAACCCAGCCATCGGTGGGATCGGTAAGGGACATCTGGTAAGAGAAATTGATGCCCTCGGTGGTTTAATGGCTACCGCAACTGACAAAGCGGGTATTCAATTTAGAACACTCAATGCAAGTAAAGGCCCAGCTGTTCGCGCAACTCGAGCACAAGCAGACCGCGTGCTATATCGCCAAGCCGTTAGAACTGCATTAGAGAACCAACCAAACTTAATGATCTTCCAACAACCTGTTGAAGATCTGATAGTTGAAAATAACCGAGTAACAGGCGCTGTTACCCGCATGGGCTTAAAATTTAAAGCCAAAGCGGTGGTATTAACCGTCGGTACTTTCCTTGATGGAAAAATTCATATCGGTTTAGAAAACTACAGTGGTGGTCGTGCTGGTGATCCACCCGCAATTACGTTATCTCAACGTTTAAGAGAATTGCCATTACGTGTAAACCGTTTAAAAACAGGCACACCACCACGTATTGATGCAAGAACAATAGATTTAAGTCAGCTAGCTCAACAGCTAGGTGACGACCCAATGCCGGTATTCTCATTTTTAGGTTCGCAAGAGCAACATCCACAACAAGTGCCTTGCTACATCACTTATACCAATGAGCAAACCCATGATGTGATCCGTAATAACTTAGATCGCAGCCCAATGTATGCAGGGATCATCGAAGGGATCGGTCCTCGTTACTGCCCTTCAATTGAAGACAAAGTCATGCGTTTTGCGGATAAAAATGCTCACCAGATCTTCTTAGAGCCAGAAGGTTTAACTAGCAACGAAATTTATCCAAACGGGATCTCCACCAGCTTGCCATTTGATGTTCAAATGAAAATTGTTCATTCCATGAAGGGAATGGAAAATGCAAGGATCGTCCGCCCTGGTTATGCCATTGAGTACGATTTCTTTGACCCACGCGATCTAAAACAAACTCTCGAAAGCAAATTTATCGAAGGCTTGTTCTTTGCAGGCCAAATCAACGGTACAACAGGTTACGAAGAAGCCGCAGCTCAAGGTTTATTAGCCGGCCTTAACGCAGCACAACACGCATTTGACCTCGAAGGCTGGTTCCCTCGTCGTGACCAAGCCTATGTCGGTGTATTAGTTGACGACCTGTGCACATTAGGGACTAAAGAACCGTACCGTATGTTCACTTCCCGAGCGGAATACCGTTTGATGCTACGTGAAGATAACGCAGATTTACGTTTAACTGAAAAAGGGCGTGAATTAGGTTTAGTGGATGATATTCGTTGGGAACACTTCAACCGAAAAGTCGAAATGATCGAAAAAGAGCGTCAACGCTTAAAAGATATCTGGGTTCACCCTAAATCTGATAACCATGAAGAGATCGACCAAATTTTAACCGTTCCATTATCGAAAGAAGCGAATGGTGAAGATTTACTGCGTCGTCCTGAAATGACTTATCAAATGCTGACCTCGTTAAATCTGTTTGCTCCGGGTGTTGAAGATCCTCAAGCGGCAGATCAAGTTGAAATTCAAGTGAAATACGAAGGTTACATTGCTCGTCAGCAAGAAGAGATCGAACGTCAACTGCGTAATGAAAATACCTTACTCCCTGTTGATTTAGACTATAAGCAAGTGAAAGGCTTATCCAACGAAGTCATCGCGAAACTGAATGACCACAAACCAACGTCAATTGGTCAAGCATCTCGTATTTCAGGGATAACACCAGCAGCAATCTCAATTCTGTTAGTGTGGCTCAAAAAACAAGGCATGTTGCGTCGGAGTGCATAA